Proteins from a genomic interval of Papaver somniferum cultivar HN1 chromosome 4, ASM357369v1, whole genome shotgun sequence:
- the LOC113273103 gene encoding uncharacterized protein LOC113273103, which translates to MEVPQVDLVLHVEESPSIDLINVSEDRYDVWKFSLIGQLDFLRLKFVAAILNLKNQWKLKGQCKMIPQGKGVIGTPVKVDEVTLNCENGLYARVLMEIDFANKIPHKLWIKTKYGGFMQSVLLTILPKFCPHCKIIGHTQPECRVMRNLAQEAEEGKKIGNKNEGSTSTPKVVNTPKSNVGGPSVKNMELFDIFETPVTQINIPEAQVQSLTVNVPINSGRFETLQNIDEGGTSMIDMLSPTKFLQLVEDNSLEKSVLKYINDKNGSVSEERVPTTSWTKVIQKPAAPALPEKKNIEPKMITVSVGDSLISGVHAHVGLIQRRILWSEMELISELKKPWLILGDFNAITYVEEKFGGRAPNRRSMLEFNKCIDVCDLIQAPKNGQQFSWSNCQYGSKRILCVLDKAMFNQLWLQDNEDWSFKVGLRIYYDHAPILGGSTNIPKPRNFPFKFQKMWISHHNFMEMVQKSWSEDIVGDPSFVFQSKLKRLKNILKVWNWEVFGDVNMQITTAEVNVQKAMEDSDKNPLDEEKLKKLVDAQNEFNTKEVHKSTLMRQKAREVEIADSLLKAIPKKVTEEDQQMLDVIPSTEEIKDIVFNIDPDSSPGPDGFFGCFYRACWQIINEDLGAKAPNHFRPIKMSNVSFKIIIKVLTVRMSNLMEKFVSPQQVA; encoded by the exons ATGGAGGTTCCTCAGGTAGATCTTGTTCTTCATGTTGAAGAAAGTCCATCGATCGATCTTATTAATGTATCTGAAGATAGATATGatgtatggaaattttcattaattGGTCAACTAGATTTTTTGAGGTTGAAATTTGTTGCTGCTATTTTGAATTTGAAGAATCAATGGAAATTAAAGGGTCAATGTAAGATGATTCCTCAGGGAAAGGG AGTAATTGGAACTCCTGTGAAGGTTGATGAAGTGACTCTGAACTGTGAGAATGGCCTATATGCAAGAGTTTTGatggaaattgattttgcaaACAAAATTCCTCATAAATTATGGATTAAGACCAAATATGGAGGGTTTATGCAAAGTGTTCTTCTAACTATTCTTCCAAAATTTTGTCCACACTGCAAAATAATTGGACATACTCAGCCAGAATGCAGGGTAATGAGGAATTTAGCTCAGGAAGCTGAAGAAGGTAAGAAAATTGGAAATAAAAATGAGGGCAGTACATCAACACCAAAAGTAGTGAATACTCCAAAATCAAATGTGGGTGGACCATCAGTAAAAAATATGGAActatttgatatatttgaaactccAGTGACACAAATCAATATTCCAGAAGCTCAAGTTCAAAGTTTAACAGTTAATGTACCAATTAATTCAGGAAGATTTGAAACTTTACAAAATATAGATGAAGGGGGGACAAGTATGATTGATATGTTAAGTCCAACAAAATTTTTACAATTAGTTGAAGACAATTCTCTGGAGAAGAGTGTATTGAAGTATATTAATGACAAGAATGGATCTGTCTCTGAGGAAAGAGTTCCTACTACTTCTTGGACAAAAGTTATTCAAAAACCTGCAGCACCAGCTCTACCAGAGAAGAAGAATATAGAGCCTAAG ATGATCACTGTAAGTGTAGGTGATTCTTTAATATCTGGAGTTCATGCTCATGTGGGTTTAATTCAAAGGAGAATTTTATGGTCAGAAATGGAGTTGATCAGTGAGTTGAAAAAACCATGGTTAATTCTAGGGGATTTCAATGCAATTACTTATGtggaagaaaaatttggtggaaGAGCTCCTAATAGAAGATCAATGTTAGAATTCAATAAGTGcatagatgtttgtgatttaattCAGGCTCCCAAAAATGGTCAACAATTCTCTTGGTCAAATTGTCAATATGGTAGCAAAAGAATCTTATGTGTTTTGGATAAAGCAATGTTTAATCAATTATGGCTGCAGGATAATGAAGACTGGAGTTTTAAGGTGGGCCTAAGAATTTATTATGATCATGCACCTATTTTAGGTGGTAGTACAAACATTCCAAAGCCAAGGAATTTTCCTTTCAAGTTTCAAAAAATGTGGATTTCACATCATAATTTTATGGAAATGGTTCAAAAAAGTTGGTCTGAAGATATTGTGGGTGATCCATCTTTTgtgtttcaatcaaaattaaaaagattaaaaaacaTTCTTAAAGTTTGGAATTGGGAAGTTTTTGGAGATGTAAATATGCAGATTACAACTGCTGAAGTAAATGTTCAAAAGGCAATGGAAGATTCAGATAAAAATCCTTTGGATGAAGAAAAATTGAAAAAGTTGGTTGATGCGCAAAATGAGTTTAATACTAAGGAGGTTCATAAGAGTACATTGATGAGGCAGAAAGCTAGG GAGGTGGAAATAGCAGATTCACTACTAAAAGCAATTCCAAAAAAAGtgacagaagaagatcaacaaatgTTGGATGTTATTCCTAGTACTGAGGAgataaaggatattgtatttaatattgATCCAGATAGTTCTCCAGGGCCAGATGGATTTTTTGGTTGCTTTTATAGAGCATGCTGGCAGATCATTAATGAAGATTTG GGTGCAAAAGCTCCAAACCATTTTAGGCCCATAAAAATGAGTAATGTAAGTTTCAAGATTATCATAAAGGTCTTAACAGTAAGAATGAGCAATCTGATGGAAAAGTTTGTGTCTCCTCAACAAGTTGCTTAG